The following DNA comes from Campylobacter concisus.
ATTAATTTTTTATGGCTATAATACGAAACAACAAATTTTATTATTAAGGAATTATTATGTTTGAACTTAGAAAACTTCCATTTGATGCAAATAGTAATGCAGTAGTTAGCGCAAAAACCTGTGAATACCACTACGGCAAGCATCATGCAACTTACGTAGCAAATTTAAACAATCTTATAAAAGATACAAAATTTGCCAACGCATCTTTTTATGAAATTCTAACAAATAGCGAAGGTGGGCTTTACAACAATGTCGCTCAAGTTTATAACCACGACTTTTACTGGGACTGCATCGCTAAAAAAAGCGAGATGTCAAGCGAGCTAAAAGCTGCGATCGAAGCAAATTTCGCTAATTTTAAAGAGGAATTTCTAAAAGCAGCCACAACGCTTTTTGGCTCAGGCTGGGC
Coding sequences within:
- the sodB gene encoding superoxide dismutase [Fe], whose product is MFELRKLPFDANSNAVVSAKTCEYHYGKHHATYVANLNNLIKDTKFANASFYEILTNSEGGLYNNVAQVYNHDFYWDCIAKKSEMSSELKAAIEANFANFKEEFLKAATTLFGSGWAWLVFDPSSKKLEIVQTSNAKTPVSDGKVPLLVVDVWEHAYYIDNFNARPKYLETFYENINWEFVSKAYEWALKEGLGSVEFYTKELHK